The following are encoded together in the Astyanax mexicanus isolate ESR-SI-001 chromosome 8, AstMex3_surface, whole genome shotgun sequence genome:
- the kcnk7 gene encoding potassium channel, subfamily K, member 7, whose product MARSVDSVLGFCRCYAFPVLVFSYVLFILAGGAVFMVLEQPEEDLLVSEVRGLRAGFLQDHPCVEESSLDELVRTVLSAGRRGVSEEEDQDQEYNFDFTSSLFFVTTFLTTTGYGTTIPLSDEGRVFCMLYCLVGIPLTLLLLSCLTHALLPRVTHAPIRHLQLYCGLSHNRAALLYCGVLAVCTATLFFLLPAAALSLLERDWSFLESLYYCFISLSTIGLGDYLPGRTQSQAVRQGLEFATSCYLVLGLIVLLVVAESFWQLQQVQDLVRLFVGPRVSELMGVGLDELTRDSGAQISPMEPRYTLPISTISHPIPAASSPVEGTFTLGKPRMASYEKAVSATVHPEPPIDPPDQND is encoded by the exons ATGGCTCGGAGTGTGGACTCGGTACTGGGTTTTTGTCGTTGCTACGCTTTTCCTGTCCTGGTCTTCAGCTACGTGCTGTTTATCCTGGCGGGGGGAGCGGTGTTCATGGTTCTGGAGCAGCCGGAGGAGGACCTGCTGGTGTCCGAGGTTCGGGGGCTTCGAGCGGGGTTCCTGCAGGACCACCCGTGTGTGGAGGAGAGCAGTCTGGACGAGCTGGTGAGGACGGTGCTGTCCGCCGGGAGAAGAGGGGTCTCTGAGGAGGAGGACCAGGACCAGGAGTACAACTTCGACTTCACCTCCTCGCTGTTCTTCGTCACAACTTTCCTCACGACGACAG GTTATGGAACCACCATTCCTCTGTCGGATGAGGGCCGTGTGTTTTGTATGCTGTACTGTCTGGTGGGCATTCCCCTCACACTCCTGCTGCTCTCCTGCCTAACCCACGCACTGCTGCCCAGGGTGACCCACGCGCCCATACGCCACCTACAGCTCTACTGCGGTCTGTCCCACAACAGAGCAGCGCTGCTGTACTGTGGGGTGTTGGCAGTGTGCACAGCGACGCTGTTCTTCCTGCTGCCGGCTGCTGCCCTCTCCCTGTTGGAGCGAGACTGGAGTTTTTTGGAGTCTCTGTACTACTGCTTCATCTCTCTCAGCACTATCGGGTTGGGGGATTATCTGCCTGGGAGAACACAGAGTCAGGCAGTGCGGCAGGGGCTGGAGTTTGCCACTTCCT gTTACTTGGTGCTGGGGCTTATAGTTTTGCTGGTGGTGGCGGAGAGTTTCTGGCAGCTGCAGCAGGTACAGGATTTGGTGCGTCTCTTCGTCGGGCCTCGTGTGAGCGAGCTGATGGGAGTCGGCCTTGATGAGCTCACCAGAGACTCGGGAGCACAAATAAGTCCGATGGAGCCCAGATACACACTACCTATCTCTACCATCTCACACCCCATCCCTGCTGCATCCTCTCCTGTGGAGGGAACATTTACACTGGGAAAACCACGCATGGCAAGCTATGAGAAGGCTGTATCTGCAACAGTTCACCCAGAGCCTCCTATAGACCCACCTGACCAAAATGACTGA